The following are from one region of the Achromobacter xylosoxidans genome:
- a CDS encoding JAB domain-containing protein, translating to MQEDVQDAPVVREAGGRYRVASPEELLRAAAQQLEGALGSRLPVAKPSAAIDYIVTRLALSDVEVFGVMFLDAQLRMIAFEEMFRGTLSETSVYPREVVKAAIRHNAHSILIAHNHPSGSSQPSKGDVQVTRRLKEAVALVNVSLVDHVIVAAGSGHSMAKMGWI from the coding sequence GTGCAGGAAGATGTCCAAGACGCACCAGTGGTACGCGAGGCGGGCGGCCGTTATCGAGTCGCAAGCCCGGAAGAGCTGTTACGTGCGGCCGCGCAGCAATTGGAGGGGGCGCTGGGTAGCCGCTTGCCAGTGGCCAAGCCATCCGCCGCCATCGACTATATCGTGACGCGGCTGGCGCTGTCGGACGTCGAGGTGTTCGGCGTAATGTTCCTCGATGCGCAATTGAGAATGATCGCCTTCGAGGAAATGTTCAGAGGCACGCTGTCGGAGACCAGCGTGTATCCACGTGAGGTCGTGAAGGCGGCAATTCGGCACAACGCGCACTCCATCTTGATTGCCCACAACCATCCCTCTGGCTCGTCGCAGCCAAGCAAGGGGGACGTTCAGGTTACGCGGCGCTTGAAGGAAGCGGTTGCTCTGGTGAATGTCTCGCTGGTCGACCACGTGATCGTGGCGGCGGGTAGCGGCCACTCTATGGCCAAGATGGGCTGGATCTAG
- a CDS encoding tyrosine-type recombinase/integrase yields MTRYPKRGKGARWTVKELEAVPAEWVGDHLADGDGLTGEIRIQRGTMAVVWRYAYRMGDKVKRFYCGSWPERTLDEIRSARNKARADIKAGRNPSDVRDLENAQVREAMAAESAAVTAAEEEAATDALSFQEIYKSWLESGVKRADGNTEVKRIVEKDVLPLIGDTPVRSIREKDIERVIRSIVGRGCNRLAEVTYQILGQMFHWAEKRQPWRKLLSEGNPVELVELGVLLADDYDPDNPRERVLPPIEIVELQTRYRELEEQYLASDDKRKRKPPSKALQAVSWICLSTLCRIGELHLTEITHLDLREGTWFIPKANVKGRKSQKRDHLVFLSPFAVKHFETLVNLAGSSRWLLPSRDNDDAGVDQPMYKQAFTKQIKDRQAMFNGKPKARRASDNSLVLGKGQNGNWTPHDLRRTGSTIMESLGIDPNIIDRCQNHVIHTGKNRVRRHYQLYDYADEKHAAWAKLGEYLERLLSGAVAPAELQKRLTAKQLLAA; encoded by the coding sequence ATGACGAGATACCCAAAACGCGGAAAAGGTGCGCGGTGGACCGTCAAAGAGCTGGAAGCGGTACCGGCGGAATGGGTCGGTGATCACCTGGCCGATGGAGACGGCCTAACTGGGGAGATCCGCATTCAGCGCGGCACGATGGCCGTGGTGTGGCGATACGCCTATCGCATGGGCGACAAGGTAAAGCGATTCTACTGCGGCTCATGGCCGGAGCGCACACTCGACGAGATCCGCTCCGCCAGGAACAAAGCGCGGGCGGACATTAAGGCGGGCCGCAATCCGTCAGACGTCCGCGACTTGGAAAACGCCCAGGTGCGGGAAGCTATGGCAGCTGAATCTGCCGCTGTAACCGCCGCTGAAGAAGAGGCCGCGACCGACGCCCTTTCGTTCCAAGAGATATATAAAAGCTGGCTGGAATCGGGAGTGAAGCGAGCAGATGGCAACACCGAAGTGAAGCGCATCGTTGAAAAAGACGTGCTTCCCTTGATCGGTGATACTCCCGTGCGATCAATTCGCGAGAAGGATATTGAGCGAGTGATCCGCTCGATTGTCGGCCGCGGTTGCAATCGGCTTGCCGAGGTGACCTACCAAATACTGGGCCAGATGTTCCATTGGGCAGAAAAGCGCCAACCATGGCGAAAGCTGCTTTCGGAAGGAAATCCGGTTGAGCTGGTTGAGCTCGGGGTGCTCCTGGCGGACGATTACGACCCGGATAACCCGCGCGAACGCGTTCTCCCGCCTATTGAGATTGTCGAGCTCCAGACTCGATACCGCGAGTTGGAGGAGCAGTATCTCGCTTCGGATGACAAGCGAAAGAGGAAGCCTCCATCCAAGGCGTTGCAGGCAGTTTCCTGGATCTGTTTGAGCACGCTATGCCGGATAGGGGAACTGCACCTAACCGAAATTACGCATCTCGATCTCCGAGAAGGTACCTGGTTCATTCCCAAGGCGAACGTCAAGGGCAGAAAATCACAGAAGCGCGACCATCTGGTCTTTCTGTCACCCTTCGCAGTCAAGCATTTCGAGACCCTTGTCAACCTGGCAGGATCATCCCGCTGGCTCCTACCTTCGCGCGACAATGATGACGCGGGGGTAGACCAACCGATGTATAAGCAGGCCTTTACTAAGCAAATCAAAGATCGGCAAGCCATGTTCAACGGAAAGCCCAAAGCACGTCGCGCTTCGGACAACTCCCTGGTGCTCGGCAAAGGCCAAAACGGCAATTGGACACCTCATGATTTACGGCGAACGGGGTCGACGATCATGGAGTCGCTAGGAATCGATCCAAACATCATCGACCGCTGCCAAAATCACGTCATTCACACGGGCAAGAACCGAGTCAGGCGGCACTACCAGCTCTACGACTACGCCGACGAGAAACATGCAGCATGGGCGAAGCTCGGCGAATATTTGGAAAGACTGCTGTCGGGAGCCGTGGCGCCGGCCGAGCTTCAAAAGCGGCTAACCGCCAAGCAGCTACTCGCAGCGTAA
- a CDS encoding TetR/AcrR family transcriptional regulator, with the protein MATSRSQKAITKTTRASGERKAPRAAPKSPAAPRPPQQLRSEESLAKMIRAGRELIERHANLDLVLINDVIRLAGTSIGAFYGRFQDKETFLAAVLDAAVAETQAEADNLVWQDAVWTEGTASDMVAALVDYYVRGCRQNRGIFQALLKVFSMDRRESSPLVALNRHMSALFIPALARKMPVRPGEDVELDIQIAMQMLSGTLSVMMLTDPGPLHLADDAIKQQLTERMRRILRLA; encoded by the coding sequence ATGGCCACCTCTCGATCACAGAAAGCAATTACCAAGACGACACGCGCCTCCGGGGAGCGAAAGGCTCCCCGCGCGGCTCCGAAATCACCAGCCGCTCCCCGCCCTCCCCAGCAATTGCGCAGCGAGGAGTCGCTGGCCAAGATGATTCGCGCTGGCAGAGAGTTGATAGAACGACATGCGAACCTGGACCTGGTGCTGATCAATGACGTAATACGTCTGGCGGGCACATCCATCGGCGCGTTCTATGGCCGCTTCCAAGACAAGGAAACCTTTCTAGCGGCAGTCCTGGACGCCGCGGTCGCGGAAACCCAGGCGGAAGCCGACAACCTGGTCTGGCAGGACGCCGTCTGGACCGAAGGCACCGCCTCCGATATGGTCGCGGCCCTAGTCGATTACTACGTCCGCGGCTGCCGCCAAAACCGGGGAATCTTCCAGGCTCTGCTAAAGGTTTTTTCGATGGACCGCCGGGAATCGAGTCCGCTGGTCGCCCTGAATCGCCATATGAGTGCCCTGTTCATACCCGCTCTGGCGCGAAAAATGCCGGTCCGGCCAGGCGAGGATGTCGAATTGGATATCCAGATCGCCATGCAGATGCTGTCGGGAACGCTCAGCGTCATGATGCTGACGGACCCGGGGCCGCTGCACCTCGCGGACGATGCAATCAAGCAGCAATTGACGGAAAGGATGCGGCGGATACTGCGCTTGGCCTGA
- a CDS encoding cytochrome P450, with product MNHTDFDLPGHVSKVLVDAQVYADIDELHATYTWARANNPLGRAINDGFDPFWVVTKHADVSAISRDTQTFRNGDYAIICSPKATIQQLVAVSGSHNGGIRSLVHVDGEEHKGLRSLTQAWFMPNSILKLDERIRDLAARTVDKLAAADGEVIDFATEIALHYPLHVIMDILGVPPEDESRMLLLTQELFGSEDPELKRAGQARASDPEALAKYTLAIVADFRAYFEKVTADRRANPRNDVATLLANAVIDGVPISEDSRLGYYVIIATAGHDTTSSSTAVAMWALGQYPELLPRLQANPGLIPQFIDEAVRMASPVRHFMRTAVADTEIRGRQIRKGDWLMLCYGSANRDEEAFENPFAFDIDRKPNRHLAFGLGTHICLGQHLAKMEMRLLFEEMIPRLQRVELAGEMTMSASRFVGGPKHLPVRCFMN from the coding sequence ATGAACCATACCGATTTCGATCTGCCCGGCCATGTCTCGAAAGTCCTGGTTGATGCTCAGGTCTATGCCGACATTGATGAACTGCATGCCACTTACACATGGGCGCGTGCCAACAACCCGTTGGGGCGAGCGATCAACGACGGCTTCGATCCTTTCTGGGTCGTCACCAAGCATGCGGACGTGTCCGCGATATCGCGCGACACCCAGACTTTCCGCAATGGCGACTACGCCATTATCTGTTCCCCCAAGGCGACGATTCAGCAGCTCGTGGCCGTAAGCGGGAGCCACAACGGCGGCATCAGGTCGCTGGTGCATGTCGACGGCGAGGAGCACAAGGGGCTGCGATCACTGACGCAGGCGTGGTTCATGCCGAACAGCATACTCAAGCTGGATGAGCGGATCCGCGACCTGGCCGCCCGTACCGTCGACAAGCTTGCCGCCGCCGACGGCGAGGTCATCGATTTCGCCACGGAGATTGCGCTGCATTATCCGCTGCACGTCATCATGGACATCCTGGGCGTGCCGCCCGAGGACGAAAGCAGGATGCTGCTGTTGACGCAGGAGCTGTTCGGCAGCGAAGACCCCGAACTCAAACGTGCGGGGCAGGCGCGCGCCAGCGATCCCGAGGCGCTGGCCAAGTACACGCTGGCCATCGTGGCCGACTTCCGCGCGTACTTCGAAAAGGTCACGGCCGACCGGCGTGCGAATCCGCGCAATGATGTGGCGACGCTGCTTGCGAATGCGGTCATAGACGGCGTCCCCATCAGCGAGGACAGCCGATTGGGCTACTACGTGATCATCGCCACGGCAGGGCACGACACGACCTCGTCGTCGACCGCGGTTGCCATGTGGGCGCTCGGCCAGTATCCGGAGCTTTTGCCCAGGCTCCAAGCCAATCCTGGCCTGATCCCGCAGTTCATTGACGAAGCGGTGCGCATGGCGTCCCCGGTGCGGCATTTCATGCGTACCGCCGTGGCAGACACCGAAATCCGCGGCCGCCAGATTCGCAAGGGCGACTGGTTGATGCTGTGCTACGGCTCGGCCAACCGTGACGAGGAAGCCTTCGAGAATCCCTTTGCTTTCGACATTGACCGCAAGCCGAATCGGCACCTGGCCTTCGGGCTGGGAACGCATATCTGTCTGGGGCAACACCTGGCAAAGATGGAGATGCGCCTGCTGTTCGAAGAGATGATTCCGCGCTTGCAGCGTGTAGAGCTGGCAGGCGAGATGACCATGAGCGCCTCGCGTTTCGTCGGCGGCCCCAAGCATCTACCTGTTCGATGCTTCATGAACTAG
- a CDS encoding PDR/VanB family oxidoreductase, protein MQSQVTSSVRVTHRRQEADDIISLELEALDGGNLPPFEAGAHIDVHIAPGIVRQYSLCNAPSERHRYVIGILRDPQSRGGSVAIHETLQPGAIVVIGMPRNHFPLKPQAPSILLAGGIGITPMLCMAETLHAAGTEFSLHYCVRNQSKAAFLDRIAQSAFSANVIFHYDDQPDEQRLRPDELFSQTGATQEIYVCGPAGFIEWVCRAADGAGIAKHRVRYEHFGAKAVDVSQDTAFDVKLAGSGQLFHVPADQSVASVLLAAGVDIYTSCGEGSCGSCVMRLVEGVADHRDVFLTDEEHASGDQFTPCCSRAKSPLLVLDL, encoded by the coding sequence ATGCAATCTCAAGTAACGAGTTCAGTGCGCGTTACGCACCGGCGGCAGGAAGCCGACGACATCATCAGTCTGGAACTGGAAGCTCTGGACGGCGGCAACCTGCCGCCTTTCGAGGCAGGAGCCCACATAGATGTACACATCGCTCCTGGCATTGTGCGGCAGTATTCGCTGTGCAACGCGCCGTCGGAACGGCACCGCTACGTCATCGGCATCCTGCGGGATCCCCAGTCGCGTGGCGGTTCGGTTGCGATTCATGAAACCCTGCAACCGGGGGCCATCGTTGTGATCGGCATGCCGCGCAACCACTTCCCGCTCAAGCCGCAGGCCCCGAGCATCCTGCTCGCGGGAGGCATAGGCATTACGCCCATGCTGTGCATGGCGGAAACCCTGCATGCGGCGGGGACGGAATTTTCCTTGCACTATTGCGTTCGCAATCAATCGAAAGCGGCCTTTCTTGACCGCATCGCCCAGTCCGCCTTCAGCGCAAACGTCATCTTCCACTATGACGACCAGCCCGATGAGCAGAGATTGCGTCCGGATGAACTGTTTTCCCAAACGGGCGCAACGCAAGAGATCTACGTCTGCGGTCCCGCCGGCTTCATCGAATGGGTCTGCCGGGCGGCGGATGGGGCTGGCATCGCGAAGCATCGGGTGCGGTATGAGCACTTCGGCGCCAAGGCCGTGGATGTCTCGCAGGACACTGCCTTCGACGTAAAGCTCGCCGGTTCCGGCCAGTTGTTCCATGTGCCCGCGGACCAATCAGTGGCGTCCGTGCTGCTTGCTGCGGGTGTCGACATCTATACCTCCTGCGGCGAGGGCTCCTGCGGTTCTTGCGTCATGCGGCTGGTGGAAGGGGTGGCGGACCATCGCGACGTATTCCTTACGGACGAAGAGCATGCAAGCGGCGACCAGTTCACCCCGTGTTGCTCGCGCGCCAAGTCGCCGCTGCTTGTGCTTGATCTCTGA
- a CDS encoding aldehyde dehydrogenase family protein has translation MGNPIEFSMTIDGKAVDASRRIEVLDPATEQVVARAPDAAPRQLDEAVASARRAAPAWAGLPLEERRKLIARVGEVIVSNQETLAQLLTREQGKPLAAARQEVMAAAFWCTATAGLDFPADVSTESPEELVRVLRVPLGVVGGIVPWNFPLVLAIWKIAPALLTGNTMVLKPSPFTPLATLKLGELLRDVLPPGVLNVISGSDALGPLMSEHPGIDKISFTGSTQTGRAVMASAAGNLKRLTLELGGNDAAIVMADADINAIAPLIFWGAFANSAQYCLAIKRLYIHEDVYDRMAQALARLARETRLGAGNVEGVQLGPVQNRRQFERLKRLLEDTRSQGCRFLAGGEVPEGKGYFFPITLVDNPPDTARVVREEPFGPILPLLSFRDEEEVIARANDSEYGLGGSVWGCDHAAATRVALRLNTGTVWVNQIHTLKPSKPMAGHKQSGIGIENGVDGLLEYTVPRTVSVKRPHRTQGGS, from the coding sequence ATGGGAAATCCCATTGAATTCAGTATGACCATAGATGGCAAGGCCGTAGATGCGTCAAGGCGCATCGAGGTGCTCGATCCGGCCACGGAGCAGGTCGTGGCTCGCGCGCCCGACGCTGCGCCGCGGCAGTTGGACGAAGCCGTGGCCAGCGCGCGGCGCGCGGCGCCCGCCTGGGCCGGACTGCCATTGGAAGAACGGCGAAAGTTGATCGCCCGGGTGGGTGAAGTCATCGTGTCCAATCAGGAAACGTTGGCGCAGTTGTTGACGCGGGAGCAAGGCAAACCGCTTGCAGCCGCGCGCCAGGAGGTAATGGCCGCCGCATTCTGGTGCACGGCGACGGCTGGGTTGGATTTTCCCGCCGACGTGAGCACCGAGTCGCCCGAAGAGTTGGTCAGGGTGCTGCGCGTGCCGCTAGGGGTGGTCGGCGGCATCGTGCCCTGGAATTTCCCGCTGGTGTTGGCCATCTGGAAGATCGCGCCCGCCTTGCTCACGGGCAATACCATGGTGCTGAAGCCTTCGCCGTTTACACCGCTGGCGACATTGAAGCTGGGCGAGTTGCTGCGCGACGTGTTGCCGCCGGGCGTGCTGAACGTCATTAGCGGGTCCGACGCGCTGGGTCCGCTGATGTCAGAGCATCCGGGCATCGACAAGATCAGCTTCACCGGATCGACGCAAACCGGTCGCGCTGTGATGGCTAGCGCAGCAGGCAACCTGAAGCGGCTGACACTTGAGCTCGGCGGAAACGACGCGGCCATCGTCATGGCCGATGCCGATATCAACGCGATTGCGCCCCTTATCTTCTGGGGGGCATTCGCCAACAGCGCGCAGTACTGCCTTGCCATCAAGCGCTTGTACATCCACGAAGATGTTTACGACCGGATGGCGCAGGCGCTGGCGAGGCTGGCGCGTGAAACCCGGCTCGGGGCCGGCAACGTCGAGGGCGTCCAGCTCGGTCCCGTGCAGAATCGCCGTCAGTTCGAGCGGCTGAAGCGTTTGCTTGAGGACACGCGCAGCCAGGGTTGCCGCTTTCTGGCCGGCGGAGAAGTCCCCGAAGGGAAGGGCTATTTCTTTCCAATCACCTTGGTGGACAACCCGCCAGATACGGCGCGCGTGGTGCGCGAGGAACCTTTCGGTCCGATCCTGCCGCTGCTCAGTTTCCGCGACGAGGAAGAAGTGATTGCGCGGGCCAACGACAGCGAGTATGGCTTGGGCGGGTCGGTGTGGGGGTGCGATCACGCGGCCGCGACCAGGGTCGCACTGCGATTGAACACCGGCACTGTCTGGGTCAATCAGATCCACACTCTCAAGCCCTCCAAGCCCATGGCCGGGCACAAGCAATCGGGTATAGGCATCGAGAACGGGGTCGATGGTTTGCTGGAGTACACGGTGCCCAGGACGGTGTCGGTGAAGCGGCCGCATCGAACGCAGGGCGGCTCCTGA
- a CDS encoding SDR family oxidoreductase encodes MNDYISGKTIVITGAGGGFGRLVAQKAAARGALVTCGDVNAAAAKETVAGIIAAGGRAQALAADVRILDDLKRLVAASVHEYGSIDVMLNNAGIMPLAFVADHALAYDAWMRCIDINMKGVFNGMIAAHDAMMSQGRGHFVNISSIYGNFPVVGAAIYGATKAAVNFMSEAVRMEARGKIKVTTIKPTGVPSTGLGGSVVNHAAAVGIVGNNMEQFTAMIKGLQDGSLPPHARDPESISHMPLEPESIADAVLLAIDQPWGVSVSDMTVRASADCFVL; translated from the coding sequence ATGAACGACTACATCTCAGGCAAGACCATCGTCATTACCGGCGCAGGCGGAGGCTTCGGCCGTTTGGTCGCGCAGAAGGCCGCTGCGCGCGGTGCGTTGGTGACGTGTGGCGACGTCAATGCGGCGGCGGCCAAGGAAACCGTCGCGGGCATTATTGCGGCCGGGGGGCGGGCGCAGGCCTTAGCCGCCGATGTCCGCATTCTGGATGACCTGAAGCGCCTCGTCGCGGCCAGCGTGCACGAATACGGTTCGATCGACGTGATGCTCAATAACGCGGGCATCATGCCGCTGGCTTTTGTCGCCGATCACGCGCTTGCCTACGATGCCTGGATGCGCTGCATCGATATCAATATGAAGGGTGTGTTCAACGGCATGATCGCCGCCCACGACGCCATGATGTCCCAGGGACGCGGTCACTTCGTCAACATCTCGTCCATCTACGGGAATTTTCCCGTGGTGGGCGCGGCGATCTATGGGGCCACCAAGGCGGCAGTCAACTTCATGTCGGAAGCCGTGAGAATGGAGGCGCGCGGAAAGATCAAGGTGACGACGATCAAACCCACGGGCGTGCCCAGCACCGGACTGGGCGGCTCCGTGGTCAACCACGCTGCCGCCGTTGGCATAGTCGGGAACAACATGGAGCAATTCACGGCGATGATAAAGGGCCTGCAGGATGGGTCCTTGCCGCCCCATGCCCGCGATCCGGAGAGCATATCGCACATGCCGCTGGAGCCTGAATCGATCGCCGACGCGGTCCTGCTGGCCATCGATCAACCCTGGGGCGTTTCGGTCAGCGACATGACGGTGCGCGCTTCGGCGGATTGCTTCGTGCTTTGA
- a CDS encoding SapC family protein, which translates to MSATVFYERAVALDRAAHQDTKIQIQPDHYAFAQDTNALPIAASEFADAGRHYPIVFVGDDAGNFHVAVLLGLEDKSNLFVTELGTWKADTYVPAFARRYPFVLGTTAEADRLAVCIDESYPGVNAAEGVALFEDGKETGYLTQMMEFLRVFQGEMELTKNMAQRLNELGLLTAKTITISQADGDRYLSGFWVVDEQKFAGIDDARVLELHRAGILRLIELHRASLGNVQRLAMQLDEQRRLKALQQDAAPAESAA; encoded by the coding sequence ATGTCAGCGACTGTGTTTTATGAACGGGCTGTGGCGCTGGATCGGGCAGCGCACCAGGACACCAAGATCCAGATTCAGCCGGATCATTACGCATTTGCGCAGGACACGAATGCTCTGCCCATCGCCGCCAGCGAATTCGCCGATGCCGGCCGCCACTATCCGATCGTGTTCGTGGGCGACGACGCTGGCAACTTCCACGTGGCCGTGCTGCTGGGCCTGGAAGACAAGTCCAATCTGTTCGTGACCGAGCTGGGCACCTGGAAGGCCGATACCTACGTTCCCGCCTTTGCCCGCCGCTATCCCTTCGTGCTGGGCACCACGGCCGAGGCCGACCGGTTGGCCGTGTGCATCGACGAGTCCTATCCCGGCGTCAATGCCGCGGAGGGCGTGGCCTTGTTCGAGGACGGCAAGGAAACCGGCTACCTGACGCAGATGATGGAATTCCTGCGCGTGTTCCAGGGCGAAATGGAACTGACCAAGAACATGGCCCAGCGCCTGAACGAGCTGGGCTTGCTCACGGCCAAGACGATCACGATTTCGCAGGCCGACGGCGACCGCTATCTGAGCGGCTTCTGGGTCGTGGACGAGCAGAAGTTCGCCGGCATCGACGATGCCCGCGTGCTCGAACTGCATCGCGCCGGCATTCTGCGCCTGATCGAACTGCATCGCGCGTCGCTGGGCAACGTCCAGCGCCTGGCCATGCAGCTGGACGAGCAGCGCCGCCTGAAGGCGCTGCAGCAGGACGCCGCGCCCGCCGAGTCCGCGGCCTGA
- a CDS encoding TolC family outer membrane protein gives MTDYNKLHFPPAFARKGMLAAAVMAALNVAGCASSGQGTPATSVSASSAPAASAPAAAATAPQTESGPLKLGQSTPQEDSGFGKTTPSAQMDDVAPAPAPRFDENTVFPAPASYLAQDMPAYNGAQLPDQSDPMTLDQVYMMALQNDPQMQGAYQELQAVGYGVISARAGLLPSVSGEMNRSRVRQNVVDSENTVYQTGRANWAENGWALTLNQPIFELGAYHKWRQSQEAERKEVASYAYAQQDLMLRTATAYLSVLAAQDQIELTEAERRTTRKQQELVQARFHSGQETRVGLSEVQARLDIQDANTLLAKNDYLDKQQAVQEIVGYGNLKLRPVRKDLPMTLPVPNDPQAWLRTALDQNWSIRAASAGVAVAEKEVSVQKAGYYPSVNLRASTGRNETGGSLFGGGSTVADTRFTVNLSVPIFQGGYTYGMSHAAASRLSAASSDLSLTRRKVQRQVFSSFQNIVIGMDRIKALNSSVESFELALKLKEEGFQAGLNDIVSVLDATRNLYNAKRQQAEAGYNFLLDGLKLKQAAGTLNAADIAAISQQML, from the coding sequence ATGACTGACTACAACAAGCTTCACTTTCCTCCGGCGTTCGCGCGCAAGGGCATGCTGGCGGCGGCGGTTATGGCCGCATTGAACGTGGCGGGCTGCGCCTCGTCCGGCCAGGGGACGCCGGCCACGTCCGTGTCGGCCTCCTCCGCGCCGGCCGCCTCCGCGCCGGCCGCTGCCGCGACGGCGCCGCAAACCGAAAGCGGCCCGCTCAAGCTGGGGCAGTCCACTCCCCAGGAGGATTCCGGCTTCGGCAAGACCACGCCCAGCGCCCAGATGGACGACGTGGCCCCCGCGCCCGCGCCGCGCTTTGATGAGAACACCGTGTTTCCGGCGCCAGCGTCCTATCTGGCGCAAGACATGCCGGCGTACAACGGCGCACAGCTGCCGGACCAGAGCGATCCGATGACGCTGGACCAGGTCTACATGATGGCGCTGCAGAACGATCCGCAGATGCAAGGCGCTTACCAGGAACTGCAGGCCGTGGGCTATGGCGTGATCTCCGCGCGCGCGGGCCTGCTGCCCAGCGTGAGCGGCGAAATGAATCGCAGCCGCGTCCGCCAGAACGTGGTCGACAGCGAAAACACCGTCTACCAGACCGGCCGCGCCAACTGGGCCGAGAACGGCTGGGCGCTGACCCTGAACCAACCGATCTTCGAACTGGGCGCGTATCACAAGTGGCGCCAGTCGCAGGAGGCCGAGCGCAAGGAAGTGGCCAGCTACGCCTACGCGCAGCAAGACCTGATGCTGCGCACGGCAACCGCCTATCTCAGCGTGCTGGCGGCGCAGGATCAGATCGAGCTGACCGAGGCCGAGCGCCGCACCACGCGGAAGCAGCAGGAACTGGTGCAGGCGCGCTTTCACAGCGGCCAGGAAACCCGCGTGGGCCTGAGCGAAGTGCAGGCGCGCCTGGATATCCAGGACGCCAATACGCTGCTGGCAAAGAACGACTACCTGGACAAGCAACAGGCTGTGCAGGAGATCGTCGGCTACGGCAACCTGAAGCTGCGTCCGGTGCGCAAGGACCTGCCCATGACGCTGCCCGTGCCCAACGATCCCCAGGCCTGGCTGCGCACCGCGCTGGACCAGAACTGGTCGATCCGCGCGGCTTCGGCCGGCGTGGCGGTGGCGGAAAAGGAAGTGTCGGTGCAGAAGGCGGGTTACTACCCCAGCGTCAATCTGCGCGCCTCCACCGGCCGCAACGAGACGGGCGGCAGCCTGTTCGGCGGCGGCAGCACGGTGGCCGATACCCGCTTCACGGTGAACCTGTCGGTGCCGATCTTCCAGGGCGGCTACACCTACGGCATGAGTCACGCGGCGGCCAGCCGCCTGAGCGCGGCCTCGTCCGACCTGAGCCTGACACGGCGCAAGGTGCAGCGCCAGGTGTTCTCGTCGTTCCAGAACATCGTGATCGGCATGGACCGGATCAAGGCGCTGAACAGCTCGGTGGAGTCGTTCGAACTGGCCTTGAAGCTCAAGGAAGAGGGCTTCCAGGCAGGGCTGAACGACATCGTCAGCGTGTTGGACGCGACGCGCAACCTGTACAACGCCAAGCGCCAGCAGGCCGAGGCTGGATACAACTTTTTGCTGGATGGCCTGAAGCTCAAGCAGGCCGCCGGCACGCTGAACGCGGCGGACATCGCGGCGATCAGCCAGCAGATGCTGTAG